One Cucumis sativus cultivar 9930 chromosome 1, Cucumber_9930_V3, whole genome shotgun sequence DNA segment encodes these proteins:
- the LOC105434802 gene encoding LEAF RUST 10 DISEASE-RESISTANCE LOCUS RECEPTOR-LIKE PROTEIN KINASE-like 2.4 isoform X1, whose amino-acid sequence MKPSLPQFLFFTILWFDFHLCFSNDANEEFKACSVYYSCGVLVNISYPFWGNERQQFCGRREFELNCKDNKTTTIQINSVEYNVVNINQTDHSMTIARSDLLDDYCPKIQIKTATLGHNLFKYSSNDLNLSLWYDCPVLEGIRREMTFECGSSEGERRGRVNYALEKKDAMNWRRNMSECRVKMEVTITKEVLTEGEKNRTMVVERGMKEGFEVEYGDLYTIACEGCKEQGGACGGNTSKEFRCVCGNGNVHPYICKSSSSSSPPPPPPAAPYLDVIWLDTKTGGPYTNHRRKSAIIGGTSSGGFVLVISIIIFIYWKRKRTSNKDKIEKIIRRYSIQTPKRYSYSKLKKITDCFNNKLGQGGFSTVYKGKLPNGCDVAVKLLNESRQENGQDFINEVVSIAKTSHINIVTLIGFCYEQNKRALIYEYMPKGSLDKYIYHNRLQENDMKLDWNTLYNIVIGVARGLEYLHRGCNTRILHFDIKPHNILLDSDFCPKISDFGLAKQCEARESHVSMTGVKGTIGFIAPEVIFRNSGKVSHKSDVYSYGMLILEMVGARKKPNEGVEQKSEAYFPDWIYKDLTQSEIDGGCWWGNTKEEEEMARKMIIVGLHCIQTLPDDRPSMTNVVVMLEGSVDVLQIPPKPNMYGPPNIEQPQASFSSLSNKIPSISLIHSSREATQQ is encoded by the exons atgaaacctTCCCTCCctcaatttctcttcttcacaatcctttggtttgattttcatCTCTGTTTCAGCAATGACGCCAACGAGGAATTCAAAGCTTGTAGCGTGTATTACAGCTGCGGAGTTTTGGTTAACATCTCGTATCCATTCTGGGGGAATGAGCGGCAGCAATTCTGCGGTCGGCGAGAATTTGAACTTAATTGCAAAGACAACAAAACCACCACAATTCAAATCAATTCTGTGGAATATAACGTAGTGAACATCAACCAAACAGATCATAGCATGACGATCGCAAGATCGGATCTCCTCGATGATTACTGccctaaaattcaaataaaaacgGCGACGTTGGGTCACAATCTGTTCAAATACTCATCCAACGATCTGAATCTCTCCCTCTGGTACGATTGTCCAGTGCTAGAGGGAATCCGGCGGGAAATGACATTTGAGTGCGGATCGTCTGAAGGGGAGCGAAGAGGGAGAGTGAATTATGCTTTGGAGAAGAAGGACGCGATGAATTGGAGAAGAAACATGAGCGAGTGTAGAGTGAAAATGGAAGTGACAATCACGAAGGAGGTATTGACAGAAGGAGAAAAGAACAGAACGATGGTGGTGGAAAGGGGAATGAAAGAAGGGTTTGAAGTTGAATATGGGGATTTGTACACCATAGCTTGCGAGGGATGCAAGGAACAGGGCGGCGCATGTGGCGGAAACACGAGCAAAGAGTTTCGTTGCGTTTGTGGGAATGGAAATGTACATCCGTACATTTgcaaatcttcttcttcctcttctcctcctcctcctcctcccgCTG CACCATATCTAGATGTCATATGGCTGGATACCAAAACAG GAGGACCATATACAAACCATAGAAGAAAGTCTGCCATTATAG GAGGAACTTCTTCAGGAGGCTTCGTTTTAGTAATCTCCATTATCATCTTCATCTActggaagagaaaaagaacctcaaataaagacaaaattgagaaaattattAGAAGATATTCCATACAGACACCCAAGCGATACAGTTACTCTAAGTTAAAGAAAATCACAGACTGCTTCAACAACAAGCTTGGCCAAGGAGGATTTAGCACTGTCTACAAAGGAAAGCTACCAAATGGATGTGATGTGGCTGTGAAACTTTTGAATGAATCCAGACAAGAAAATGGCcaagattttatcaatgaagTTGTTAGCATAGCCAAAACTTCACACATAAACATAGTCACACTCATAGGTTTCTGTTATGAGCAGAACAAAAGGGCTTTGATTTATGAATATATGCCTAAAGGGTCATTAGATAAGTACATATACCACAACAGGCTGCaagaaaatgatatgaagttgGATTGGAACACACTTTATAACATCGTTATTGGAGTGGCACGAGGCTTAGAGTACTTGCATCGTGGTTGCAACACAAGGATTTTGCATTTTGACATCAAACCACATAACATTCTTTTGGATAGTGATTTTTGTCCCAAGATTTCAGATTTTGGACTTGCCAAGCAATGTGAGGCAAGAGAAAGTCACGTGTCGATGACAGGCGTGAAAGGGACGATAGGATTTATTGCACCCGAAGTAATATTCAGGAACTCTGGCAAGGTTTCTCACAAGTCTGATGTGTATAGTTATGGAATGTTGATTCTTGAAATGGTGGGAGCAAGAAAGAAGCCCAATGAAGGAGTGGAGCAAAAGAGTGAAGCGTATTTTCCAGATTGGATATATAAGGATCTTACACAAAGTGAAATAGATGGAGGATGTTGGTGGGGaaacacaaaagaagaagaagaaatggcaAGAAAAATGATCATCGTGGGACTGCATTGTATACAGACACTGCCTGACGACAGGCCATCGATGACCAATGTGGTTGTGATGTTGGAAGGCAGTGTTGATGTCTTACAGATTCCACCAAAACCCAACATGTACGGACCTCCAAACATTGAACAGCCTCAAgcttctttttcctctttgtCCAACAAAATCCCTAGTATCAGTTTGATACACTCTAGCAGAGAAGCAACACAACAATAG
- the LOC105434802 gene encoding LEAF RUST 10 DISEASE-RESISTANCE LOCUS RECEPTOR-LIKE PROTEIN KINASE-like 2.4 isoform X2 encodes MKPSLPQFLFFTILWFDFHLCFSNDANEEFKACSVYYSCGVLVNISYPFWGNERQQFCGRREFELNCKDNKTTTIQINSVEYNVVNINQTDHSMTIARSDLLDDYCPKIQIKTATLGHNLFKYSSNDLNLSLWYDCPVLEGIRREMTFECGSSEGERRGRVNYALEKKDAMNWRRNMSECRVKMEVTITKEVLTEGEKNRTMVVERGMKEGFEVEYGDLYTIACEGCKEQGGACGGNTSKEFRCVCGNGNVHPYICKSSSSSSPPPPPPAAPYLDVIWLDTKTGGTSSGGFVLVISIIIFIYWKRKRTSNKDKIEKIIRRYSIQTPKRYSYSKLKKITDCFNNKLGQGGFSTVYKGKLPNGCDVAVKLLNESRQENGQDFINEVVSIAKTSHINIVTLIGFCYEQNKRALIYEYMPKGSLDKYIYHNRLQENDMKLDWNTLYNIVIGVARGLEYLHRGCNTRILHFDIKPHNILLDSDFCPKISDFGLAKQCEARESHVSMTGVKGTIGFIAPEVIFRNSGKVSHKSDVYSYGMLILEMVGARKKPNEGVEQKSEAYFPDWIYKDLTQSEIDGGCWWGNTKEEEEMARKMIIVGLHCIQTLPDDRPSMTNVVVMLEGSVDVLQIPPKPNMYGPPNIEQPQASFSSLSNKIPSISLIHSSREATQQ; translated from the exons atgaaacctTCCCTCCctcaatttctcttcttcacaatcctttggtttgattttcatCTCTGTTTCAGCAATGACGCCAACGAGGAATTCAAAGCTTGTAGCGTGTATTACAGCTGCGGAGTTTTGGTTAACATCTCGTATCCATTCTGGGGGAATGAGCGGCAGCAATTCTGCGGTCGGCGAGAATTTGAACTTAATTGCAAAGACAACAAAACCACCACAATTCAAATCAATTCTGTGGAATATAACGTAGTGAACATCAACCAAACAGATCATAGCATGACGATCGCAAGATCGGATCTCCTCGATGATTACTGccctaaaattcaaataaaaacgGCGACGTTGGGTCACAATCTGTTCAAATACTCATCCAACGATCTGAATCTCTCCCTCTGGTACGATTGTCCAGTGCTAGAGGGAATCCGGCGGGAAATGACATTTGAGTGCGGATCGTCTGAAGGGGAGCGAAGAGGGAGAGTGAATTATGCTTTGGAGAAGAAGGACGCGATGAATTGGAGAAGAAACATGAGCGAGTGTAGAGTGAAAATGGAAGTGACAATCACGAAGGAGGTATTGACAGAAGGAGAAAAGAACAGAACGATGGTGGTGGAAAGGGGAATGAAAGAAGGGTTTGAAGTTGAATATGGGGATTTGTACACCATAGCTTGCGAGGGATGCAAGGAACAGGGCGGCGCATGTGGCGGAAACACGAGCAAAGAGTTTCGTTGCGTTTGTGGGAATGGAAATGTACATCCGTACATTTgcaaatcttcttcttcctcttctcctcctcctcctcctcccgCTG CACCATATCTAGATGTCATATGGCTGGATACCAAAACAG GAGGAACTTCTTCAGGAGGCTTCGTTTTAGTAATCTCCATTATCATCTTCATCTActggaagagaaaaagaacctcaaataaagacaaaattgagaaaattattAGAAGATATTCCATACAGACACCCAAGCGATACAGTTACTCTAAGTTAAAGAAAATCACAGACTGCTTCAACAACAAGCTTGGCCAAGGAGGATTTAGCACTGTCTACAAAGGAAAGCTACCAAATGGATGTGATGTGGCTGTGAAACTTTTGAATGAATCCAGACAAGAAAATGGCcaagattttatcaatgaagTTGTTAGCATAGCCAAAACTTCACACATAAACATAGTCACACTCATAGGTTTCTGTTATGAGCAGAACAAAAGGGCTTTGATTTATGAATATATGCCTAAAGGGTCATTAGATAAGTACATATACCACAACAGGCTGCaagaaaatgatatgaagttgGATTGGAACACACTTTATAACATCGTTATTGGAGTGGCACGAGGCTTAGAGTACTTGCATCGTGGTTGCAACACAAGGATTTTGCATTTTGACATCAAACCACATAACATTCTTTTGGATAGTGATTTTTGTCCCAAGATTTCAGATTTTGGACTTGCCAAGCAATGTGAGGCAAGAGAAAGTCACGTGTCGATGACAGGCGTGAAAGGGACGATAGGATTTATTGCACCCGAAGTAATATTCAGGAACTCTGGCAAGGTTTCTCACAAGTCTGATGTGTATAGTTATGGAATGTTGATTCTTGAAATGGTGGGAGCAAGAAAGAAGCCCAATGAAGGAGTGGAGCAAAAGAGTGAAGCGTATTTTCCAGATTGGATATATAAGGATCTTACACAAAGTGAAATAGATGGAGGATGTTGGTGGGGaaacacaaaagaagaagaagaaatggcaAGAAAAATGATCATCGTGGGACTGCATTGTATACAGACACTGCCTGACGACAGGCCATCGATGACCAATGTGGTTGTGATGTTGGAAGGCAGTGTTGATGTCTTACAGATTCCACCAAAACCCAACATGTACGGACCTCCAAACATTGAACAGCCTCAAgcttctttttcctctttgtCCAACAAAATCCCTAGTATCAGTTTGATACACTCTAGCAGAGAAGCAACACAACAATAG